The following is a genomic window from Treponema pallidum subsp. pallidum str. Nichols.
CACGGGCAAGATCCACCGCATGGGGGAAATTGATGATGGTGCGACAACGATGGATTGGATGGTACAGGAACAGGAACGCGGTATCACCATTCAGAGTGCTGCAACGACGGTGCGGTGGCGTGAAGTAGACATTACCATTATTGATACGCCGGGACATGTAGATTTTACTGCAGAAGTCGAACGTGCGTTGCGCGTGTTAGATGGGGTAGTGGTGGTATTGTGTGCGGTAGGAAGAGTACAGCCACAGACAGAAACCGTATGGTATCAGGCAGATCGTTATGATATCCCGCGTGTTTGTTTTGTTAACAAAATGGATCGGATCGGTGCTGACTTTTTCTCAGTATTGGACCAAGTCCACAATAAATTCGGTATAGATGCAGTCGCGTTGCAGATACCCATTGGTTCTGGTACCTCTTTTGAGGGGGTAATTGATTTGATCACCATGAAAGAGATTTTCTGGGATGCGGCAAGTAGTGGCGAACAGATGGAGTACCGGCCTATTCAAAGCGCACGTATTGCCCAGGCGCGCGAAGCGCGAGAAAAAATGCTTGATGTCATTTCCATATATTCGGATGAGGTAACCGAGTGTGTGCTTGCAGGGGAGCACGTTCCAGTGCAGTTACTGCACGCAGAAATTAGAAAGGCTGTGCGCGAGCGGCGATATGTTCCTTTTTTGTGCGGTTCTTCTCGTCATAACTTGGGTGTGCAACCACTGCTCGATGCAGTGGTAGAGTATTTGCCTGCGCCGCAGGAGCGTAAAGCAGTAGAAGGTTTTCACGTACAGAAAAAGGAGCCTGTTTTTATCGCTCCTACTGCTGAAGGACCGTTGCTGGCACTTGTATTTAAAATTCAGTACGAACGTGAAGCGGGTTTACTCTGCTACGTGCGCATGTATTCGGGAAAACTGCGTACGGGGGACAGTATCGTTAACATTGGGAAAAAGAAACGTGAACGGGTGTATCGCATTTTGCGTATGCATTCGAATAAGTCTGAAACCGTTGAATGCATACAGGCGGGGGATATTGCGGTAATTGTGGGACTAAAATCTGCACAAACAGGGGACAGCGTGGGGGA
Proteins encoded in this region:
- the fusA gene encoding elongation factor G encodes the protein MRQQQMRNIGIMAHVDAGKTTTTERMLFYTGKIHRMGEIDDGATTMDWMVQEQERGITIQSAATTVRWREVDITIIDTPGHVDFTAEVERALRVLDGVVVVLCAVGRVQPQTETVWYQADRYDIPRVCFVNKMDRIGADFFSVLDQVHNKFGIDAVALQIPIGSGTSFEGVIDLITMKEIFWDAASSGEQMEYRPIQSARIAQAREAREKMLDVISIYSDEVTECVLAGEHVPVQLLHAEIRKAVRERRYVPFLCGSSRHNLGVQPLLDAVVEYLPAPQERKAVEGFHVQKKEPVFIAPTAEGPLLALVFKIQYEREAGLLCYVRMYSGKLRTGDSIVNIGKKKRERVYRILRMHSNKSETVECIQAGDIAVIVGLKSAQTGDSVGDGSCPVVLESMHFPEPVISVSLEPMDASSRDKLQETLGILSREDPTFSVREDAETGQLLISGMGELHLDVLTTRMREDFNVQVRVGKPHVTYRESIRKTVERTLRVQRVIGGKEYMAGLTLRVEARKRGAGNEFFCQVKELRGTVCTAHTAPAEIIGAVEHAIRGAWDGGIQSGYPCVDVGVHLLSVEYQELTSSPFIFEAAAVQAFGEACVAAEPYVLEPIMSVELSCAQENVGDVMNVIIQRGGIILGMDSKHGRELVHAQAPMKKMFGFSTDVRSASRGGASFTMRFSHFESCA